Genomic DNA from Methylocystis sp. MJC1:
GGCGCCTCGTTCATGAAGCGCGCATGGCCTCGACCTTTGTCCGTGATATTCGCGCTTGTCTGCGGTTTTATTCACGTCTTCCGGTTCCCCTGGGAGACGACGGCCACGCAATGCCTGATTTCGCGCGCGTGAGCTGGGCTGCGCCTTTTGCGGGGGGCGTTATCGGGGCTATCGGCGCCGGCGTGGTCTTGATAGGCGTATTCCTGCATCTGCCGAGCCTTGTCGTTGCGGCCTGTGCAGTGGGCGCGCTGACCTTGGCGACGGGTGGGTTGCATGAAGACGGTCTTGCTGATCTCGCGGATGGATTCGGTGGAGGCGCGACGCGCGAACAGAAACTCGCCATCATGCGCGACAGCCGGCTGGGCGCCTATGGCGCGCTCGCGCTCTGCTTATCGCTGCTGCTGCGTGTTGTGGCGGTAGCGGCGACGCTCGACCGAAGCGCGCTCTTGGCGGCTTTTGCCATAGTCTCGGCGTCGGCGCTCTCCCGGGCGGTGGGGCTTATCCCGATGATCGCGCTTTTACCCGCGCGGATCGACGGCGCCGGCGCCTCGGCTCCGACGCCTTCGTCCTCGGCCATGCGGCGGGCTCTTTTAATCGGAAGCATCATCGCGCTGGCGCCCTGGCTTTTCGGCGCCACTTTGGCCCAGACTGTCGTCGCGCAGATAGCGGCGATGACGGCGACGCTTGCTGTAACCAAATTGGCCCAGCGACAGATTGGCGGCTATACGGGCGACGTGCTCGGCGCATCGCAGCAGGCTGCCGAGATTG
This window encodes:
- the cobS gene encoding adenosylcobinamide-GDP ribazoletransferase: MASTFVRDIRACLRFYSRLPVPLGDDGHAMPDFARVSWAAPFAGGVIGAIGAGVVLIGVFLHLPSLVVAACAVGALTLATGGLHEDGLADLADGFGGGATREQKLAIMRDSRLGAYGALALCLSLLLRVVAVAATLDRSALLAAFAIVSASALSRAVGLIPMIALLPARIDGAGASAPTPSSSAMRRALLIGSIIALAPWLFGATLAQTVVAQIAAMTATLAVTKLAQRQIGGYTGDVLGASQQAAEIALVVAISAA